CCCCTGATTGTCTAAAAAGAATGGAGGAGCCGCGTCATGCAATCTTCCCTTGAAGAACACATGCTCTTCGATATGACACGGTGCGGAATTCGTTGCAGGCATCCTCATGCTGGTCTCGCACATCATGTTTGAATCTTTAGGGATGGCTCTTTACAGTCTCGGCTGTCTGGGGAAATGTGCCGCTGTCATGCTGGCGCTTCGGGTTTAATTGAAGCAGTGAGGATGCCCCGACAATGCTGGCCGCAGCGGCCATCCCCGCCCTCGTTGCTCAACAACCTTCGAGCCCGAATAGCCTGTGCCGAGCGCCTTCATTAGTTTTCGCTCGATTCGCCGAGCCATGCTTATTCGTTAGTCATCGATATGGACGCCATCCGCAACAAGGGTCGCTTGACGCCGGCGCAATCCGACGCACCCGCTTTCACCGGCTTCGTGTGCGTGCGCGGCGCTCGCGAACACAATCTGAAAAACATCGACGTGCAGATTCCGCGTGATGCGCTAGTCGTCTTCACCGGCGTGTCGGGATCGGGAAAATCGTCGCTGGCATTTGGCACGTTGTACGCCGAAGCGCAGCGGCGCTATTTCGAATCGGTCGCGCCGTATGCCCGGCGCCTGATCGAACAGGTCGGCGTGCCCGAAGTGGACGCGATCGAAGGCCTGCCGCCCGCGGTCGCGTTGCAGCAACAGCGAGGCACGCCGAGCGCGCGCTCGTCGGTTGGCAGCGTGACCACGCTGTCGAGTCTCGTGCGCATGCTCTATTCGCGCACTGGCGACTATCCGCCAAAGCAACCCATGCTGTTCGCCGAGGATTTCTCGCCAAACACGGTGCAAGGCGCCTGTCCGACTTGCCATGGACTCGGCCGCGTGTACGAGGTTACGGAAAAATCCATGGTGCCGGACGACTCGCTGACCATTCGCGAGCGCGCAATCGCTGCATGGCCGCCGGCCTGGCACGGACAAAATCTGCGCGACATTCTGGTGACGCTCGGCTACGACGTCGATAAACCGTGGCGCGATTTGCCGAAGAAAGTCCGCGACTGGATTCTCTTCACCGACGAACAGCCGACCGTGCCCGTCTACGCCGGCCTCACGCCGAAAGAAACCCGCGCCGCGCTAAAGCGCAAGGACGAACCGAGCTATCAAGGGACATTCTCCGGTGCGCGCCGCTATGTGCTGCACACGTTCGCGAACACGCAAAGCGCGCTGATGAAAAAACGCGTGTCGCAATTCATGGTCGGCAGCGTCTGTCCGACCTGCCATGGCAAGCGGCTCAAGAAGGAAGCGCTGTCGGTGAAGTTCGCCGGGCTCGATATCGGCGATTTTGCTCAGTTGCCGCTCGCCAGACTTGCCGAGATGCTCGAACCGATCGCGCGCGGAAAATGGCCCGAGCCGGATGCCGCTCATTCGGTCAAAGACGCCGCCAAAGGCAGCGTGCTCAGCAGGAGCGCCATGCGCGATGCCGTCGAAAAGCGGGTCGCCGCAGGCGGTTCCGCGCACAAAGCCTCGCCCGACGTGAGGCGCACGCCCAACCTGTCCGAGGAGAAGCGCGTCGCTGCCCAGCGTATCGCAGCCGAACTTCTAGAGCGCCTGACGACGCTGGTCGATCTGGGCCTGGGCTATCTCGCGTTGGAGCGCAGCACGCCCACGCTGTCATCCGGCGAAACGCAGCGCCTGCGACTCGCCACGCAGTTATCGTCGCAGTTGTTCGGCGTCGTGTACGTGCTCGATGAGCCATCAGCCGGTCTGCATCCCGCCGATAGCGAAGCACTCTTCAGCGCGCTGCAGGGATTGAAGGCGGCGGGCAATTCGCTGTTTGTCGTCGAACACGATCTGCAGATGATGCGGCGCGCCGACTGGCTGGTCGACGTCGGCCCCGCAGCGGGTGAGGCCGGCGGCTATGTGGTCTATAGCGGGCCGCCCGCCGGACTCGCGAAGGTGGAGGCGTCGCAAACGCGCCGGCATCTGTTCGCGCCGCCGGCGCCAGTCGAACGTATGCCGCGTAAACCTACCGGCTGGCTGCGGCTCGCCGGCATCACGCGCAACAATCTGCTCGGGCTCGATGCCGCGTTTCCGCTCGGCTGTCTGACTGCCGTCACAGGCGTGTCGGGCTCGGGCAAATCGAGCCTCGTGAGCCAGGCACTGCCCGAGCTGGTCGCTAGCCACCTTGGACGCGCCTTCGAAAACCCGGACAACGACGAGCAGGACCCGTTGTTCGCCGCCACCGCCGTGCCGACCGGAGGCCGCATCACCGAAGGGATGGACACCGTGCGGCGACTCGTGCGCGTCGATCAGAAACCGATCGGCCGCACGCCGCGTTCCAACCTTGCCACTTACACGGGCCTGTTCGACCATGTGCGCAAGCTGTTCGCCGACACGCCGCTCGCCCGCAAGCGCCGCTACAGCGCGGGCCGCTTTTCGTTCAACGTGGCGCAAGGCCGTTGCCCGACTTGTGAAGGCGAAGGCTTTGTCAGCGTCGAACTGCTATTTCTACCGAGCGTCTACGCGCCCTGCTCGACATGTCACGGCACGCGCTACAACGCGCAGACGCTGGAAGTCACGTGGCGCGATAAAAACATCGCCGAGGTGCTCCGCCTGACCGTCGACGCCGCCTGCGACTTCTTCGCCGACGAAGCCAGCGTGATGCGCGCGTTGAACGTGCTGCGCGACATCGGCCTGGGCTATCTGCGGCTCGGCCAGCCGGCCACCGAACTGTCCGGCGGCGAAGCCCAGCGCATCAAACTCGCCACCGAACTGCAACGCGCGCAGCGCTCCGACACGCTGTATATCCTCGACGAGCCGACCACCGGCCTGCATCCCGCCGACGTGGACCGGCTCATGGTGCAACTCCAGGGACTCGTGGATGCCGGCAATACCGTCGTGGTGGTCGAACACGACATGCGGGTGGCCGCGCAGAGCGACTGGGTTATCGACGTCGGCCCGGGCGCCGGCGACGCCGGCGGCAAGATCGTGGCGAGCGGCACACCAGTGGAGATCGTGCGCGCGAAGGAAAGCCGCACCGTCGAGTATCTGCGGCGGTACCTCAACAACCACTGAAGATTGGTGCGCTAGCATTACTTGTTAGGCCCAAAATGCACAACACAAAATATTTCGAACTCAATCGCCGTGCCACCTGGCTGGAGTTGTTCTTCGACCTGATTTTTGTGGTAGCGATCGGTGACGTAACGAATATCCTGAACCACACGCACGAGGGTCATCTTGACCCACCCCAGTTCTGGCAATACGTCCTCGCTTTCATACCCTTGTGGTGGATTTGGGTCAGCCACACGATGTATGCCAACCGGTTCGACGCGGATGACCGGAAGCATCGGCTCGCTACCCTGTTCATCATGTTCCTGATGATTATCATCTCAGGCTTGATCGACCAACGATTCCTGACCAGCTTTGAGGCCATCATCGTCTGCTACGCTTGTTCGAAATACATCATCGCCATGATGTATTTCGTATCGAAGCAACGGCACAAGGAAAGCGTGCATCTCACAACGGCAGTTGGGTGGGTGACCCTCGCTGGCGCCACCATCAGCCTCGCTTCGATCCTGTTCCCGGCGCCACAGCGATACGTCGTGTTTTACCTTGGAATACTGTTCGATCTGGTTGCGTTCCTCTTTTTTTTTGCCCCGTCATCTCCAGGGTATCCCAGTGCATACCGAACACCTGATCGAGCGTGTGGGCCTGCTCACGCTCATCTTACTGGGAGAGTCCGTTATCAGCCTGTCGGCGGGACTGGCCAATATTAACTGGACTGTGGTGAGGCTGATGACCGCCGCCACCGGCTTCGTGACGATTTCCAGCATCTGGTGGGTCTACTTTGACAGTTTTCACCTGTTGTCCAGACAGAAGCTCGCGACCGGTCATTCGGTCGCGTATTCGCATCTTTTTGTTTTCATCGGCCTGTCAATCCTGGCGAGCCTGATCCGGCATGCGATCCTGGACGACATGCAGGTATCCGATTTCCGGATACTGTTGGTCATCGGCACGGTCTGCTTTTTCATTGGCAAGCAGTACGCCTATTTCATGGAGCGTCCTGAGTTGCGGCGCCAATTGGTCGTCAACACCCTGGTCGTGTTTGTGTTGACCGGGCTTGCCCTGCTATTGCCCAGAGCAAGTTACATCCTGCTTGGCCTGACCGCTACGGTGATTTGTTATGCTTTCCTCAGTCTCAAATACCTGACCGTCCCCCGTGGGCGTCAGGATCATCCACGCAACAGCGCTATCACGGGAGACCAGCCATGAGCGACACAGCAAGTTCGGGTGCAATGCGGATGGCGTCCCAAGTTATCTGTGTCGAAGTAAAACGAGTCGAAACGGCCGGACTTCTGGCGGTTGGGGTTACCGCAACCTCGATCTAATTGTCAGTGCTGGTCAACAGGCTCGAGAAGCGAGCCGCTACCGACCCTTTGACGGGTCTGAGCAATCGCAAGAGCCTTGAGAAGGCCGTCGCACGCGTCCTTTCTGCTCAAGACGGGGAAGCGTACCGAACGGCTCTGTTGCTCATTGATTTGGACGGGTTCAAACAAGTCAACGATGCATATGGGCACGGAGTAGGAGACTTGCTGCTGCAACGCTTTGCCCATGCCTTGCAAGCTCGGATGCGCCGGGGCGATACGCTCTCCCGCTTGGGAGGCGACGAGTTCGTGATTCTGGCGCGCGACCTTTATAGCAAGACAGACGCGCAAGCCATTGCAGATGAAGTCCAATCGGTACTGAATGCGATTCAAACCGTTGATGGGCATCCGGTTTCTGTGTCGGCCAGCATCGGCGTCTACCTGTTTTCAGCCGACACGCGAGACGCCCCACTCGACATCCCCGCCATCATGCGTCGCGCAGATAGTGCGATGTTTCGCGCGAAGACCTCTGGCAAGAACCGGACTGTGTTCATCGACTAGCGTTTCCTCTGTGATGGCGGGTGAGCTGACAACTCGGTCGCCTCCAAATGCGATTCCGCTGCCGTTGCCAGATTTTTATCCCGCGCCCGTCCGCCAGGCGTTGCATACCCGCACCTAATCTCGAAGCAGTCTTGACGACGTGTGCACCACACGCCGCATCCAGACCGTTTGAATAAGAGCCACGACTCTACTTCGCGATCCTGTCACATGATGGTCCGAGCACCACTGCTACTGTCCGCGCGTTCTAGGGATGCCCTCAGGGCGATAAACAAGCAGGAGATGTTGCGTGACTCAGAAGATTTCAACGGTGCGTTTCCAGACGCGCCGCCGATTGCTTGGTGCGGCGGCGGCAACGCTCGCCAGTGCCGGCTTGTCTGCATGTGGCGGGGGCGGCGACGGCAGCCTCGTGGGGGATTCAGGTGGCGCCTCGTCGACGGGCAGCGCGCCCGTGCCAGCACAGTTGGTTCCACCGGTCCTGCCCGCTCCTGCGCAGTCGGGTATCGACCACGTCGTGCTGGTGGTGATGGAAAACCGATCGTTCGACCACTATCTGGGCTGGCTGCCCGGCGCTAACGGAAAGCAGGCTGGACTCCAGTTCATCGATGCCTTTGGCAATCCGCAGAATTCGTTCCGCCTTGCGACTGATCCCAAGTATGGTTTCCAGGGCTGCGGCTTTGCCGATCCGGATCACAGCTACGAGGGAGCGCGCACCCAGCTCAATGGCGGGAAGATGGACGGATGGTTGCTCACGGCCGACACAAACAAGACGCCTGGCGATCTGTTTCCCATCGGCTACTACCAGGCCGAGGATTTGTCTTTCTTCGGATCCGCCGCCCGCGATTGGACAGTATGCGACAGCTACCACTGCGGCGTTTTGGCGGAGACATATCCGAACCGGTTTTACTTGATGTGTGGCGAGACCGACCGGCTGCACAACTCCAATGCAACCTGTTCGCTCCCGACGATCTTCGATCGCTTTGCCGAGAAGGGCGTGTCGGCCAACTATTACTTCAGCGACGTGCCGTTCACGGCGCTGTTTGGCGCCAAGTATCTCAAGAACTCCAAACCGTTCACGACGTTTTTGACGGACGCCGCAGCCGGCACCCTACCTGCGTTCTCATACGTCGATCCGCGCTTTACCGGGGAGAACCCGCAAGGCGTATCGGCCGACGATCACCCGAACTCGGATATCCGCAACGGACAGGTCTTTCTCAATCAAATCTATGATGCCGTGCGTAATGGTCCAGGTTGGCAAAAAACGCTGCTGATCATCACCTACGACGAGTGGGGCGGCTTCTTCGACCACGTACCGCCGTTCAAGCGCCCGGTGTCTGCCGCAGAGACACAGTTGGGCAACGACGGCTACCTCGGCTTCCGTGTGCCGATGGTGCTGATCGGGCCCCGGGTCAAGCGTCGGCACGTCAGTCATTGGCCGCTCGACCCGAGTTCAATTCATCAGTTGCTGACCTGGCGCTTCGGGCTGAATGCCCTTGGCGCGCGTGGCGGGCTGCCGGACACCAATTCGATCGCCTACGCGCTCGACTTCGTCGCTCAGCCAAACCTGTCGGCGCCGGCTTACTCTGTCCCGCAAGGTCCGTTCGGGGGCGTGTGCTCCGGCTCCATCACCGGCAGCGTCCCCGGCATCAGCGGCGTTCCTGGCATCAGTTCCCTTCGCACGATCGCCACCTCGTTGGGCTTTCCTCTTCCTTGAACCATGGCCATCATGCGACTTTCCCAATTGAACTGGCTGACCAGCGGCATCCTCGCAACCTTCCTCGCCTGCCTGCTGACGGGCTGCGGCGGCGCGAGCGATGCAGCCAACTCGACAGGTGGGCCTTCGGCAGCAGTGTCGCCGGCTCCGGTCTCGCCACCCGCGCAGGCCCCGGTGACGCCAACCGCAAGCCGGATCGGCCATGTGTTCGTCATCGTGCTGGAGAACAAGGGCTATACCCAGACTTTCGGTTCTGGCAGCCAAGCGCCTTACCTCGCAAACACGCTGACGAGCCAAGGCGCGTTGCTGACTCAGTACTACGGTACCGGCCACAACAGCAACGATAACTACCTGACCATGATCAGCGGTCAGGCACCCAATGCGCAGACCCAGGCTGACTGCCAGTACTACACCGACTGGTTGGGCACCATGAGCCCCGATGCCAACGGGCAGGTGACTGGAACCGGCTGTGTCTACCCTGCCGCCATCGGCACGATCGCCAGCCAACTGGATGCCAAAGGGTTGGCTTGGCGCGGCTATATGGAAGACATGGGCAACGATCTGACGCGCGACGGCAGATCGACCTGCTCCCACCCCGCCCTCAATGGCAAGGACGGCACGCAGTCCGCCATCGCGACGGACGGATACGCGACGCGCCACAACCCGTTCATGTATTTCCACTCAGTGATCGACAACCAGTCGTATTGCGACAGTCATGTGGTGCGGCTCGATTCGCTGGCCACCGATCTGAACAGCGTTGCAACCACGCCCGCGTTCTCCTTCATCGTGCCAAACCTGTGCAACGATGGTCACGACGAGCCCACCTGCGCGGACGGCAAGAGCGCAGGCGGACTGCCGGCGGTCAACCGGTTCCTGCAGGCCTGGGTGCCGCAGATCATCAACTCACCGGCGTTCCAGTCCGATGGCCTGCTGATCATCACGTTCGACGAAGCGGATACGAATGACACCTCGGCCTGCTGCGGTGAGCCGACCGGGCCAAACTCGGTCGCGCCGGGCCTGACCGGCCCTGGCGGTGGCCGCGTCGGCGCGGTGGTGCTCTCCCCCTTCGTCAAGCCGGGCACGGTCAGCAATACGCCCTACAACCACTATGCCCTGCTCAAGAGCATCGAGGACGTTTTCGGGTTATCGCATCTTGGCTATGCCGGCATGAACGGCCTGCAGGGCTTTGGCAGCGACGTGTACAGCGCCGCGCGCTGATCTTTCCCGCGACGCCGTCTCGATCGACATCGGGCCGGCCAAAAAGGCTGCGGCGAGATGCCCTCGGTGGCTGAGGGCATGCGCCAAGCTGTCAGATGGGGGGCGTCTGCGGCTCCGTCTGCCCCCCCTTCAAGGAACGCCGGGAAGCACCGCTCGGCAATCGCACGACCGTCGCGCATGCCTGCGGCGATCGCTGCAACGGCCGAATCAACATCGGCGGACACACGATGGAGCCGCTGCATCTGCGGATAGGACATGGCATCGTCCCATGGTGCGCAGATAAACCCTGTGTATGTGTATGCGTATCTGAAACCGGAGCCCCTGCCGAGCACGGCCAGCACCTGTATTGAGCAGCCGCTGAACTGCTGAATTGCCCACTGCTGCGTTGCAGCGCCCCCAAGGTATTCATCGCTGTCTTGCTATTGTCGGCAGGCGACGGCTGCAAGGCAATTGTCGAAGATTTACATCACATGAATGACATTTTTGTCATTGCTTTCATGTGACTTAGTTGAAAAAAGATAGGTCGGGCCTTTTCTCCTCCTCGTGCGCAGCCAAGATGGCTGCGCTTTTTTTGCCGATCCGGTGTTCAGGGGTCCGCTGTAGGTTCGCGCCTGCAGGGGGCAAGGGGCCAGTTCGCGTATGCCGGTCCATACAAGCGCTGATTGGCAGATCGTCGTCAGCGCGAATACCGCACCATCAATCCTTTGCTGGTCGACCCGTCTTCACAGACTCTAGTTTCGCTACGACGGCGAGCAGACGATTCGCCGGCATCGCGGCCAATAGGTTGACTCCAGCGCGCAAGAGTTCGCTCTTCTTGACCTTCTTACCACCTGCGAGACACCTCTCCTTGATCTCGGCGAGCATTCGATAGTCTGCTTCCGGCATCGTGAAACTGTCCCGCACAACCTTGGTTTTCTTCGGCTTCTCCGGTGCCATCTCTCCCGCTGGGGTAGCCACACTGGCAGCACGCTTTGTCTTCTTCTGGTTTTTCTCTTGCCCGGTTGGCAATGCCGCCGGCTTGGCCGAGCTTTGTTTGGTTGCTCGCGCGCCTGCGCTCGCTTCAGATTTGGTTCGGCCAGTCTTTGCTGTCGCACTGGACGATGCGTTCTCAGCCACTGCCGCTTGCTTTGCCATTTCGAGTTCCATCTGTTGCCCCCTTTTCTGATGTGTACTGAAACAGTATATATAGTTTCCGACGGGCAAAAAACTTGAACACACCGATCAGGCTGAGGCCCGACGCCTCCTGACAAAGCTTGGACCGGATCTTGCCCACTGCTTCTGTGGATAAGTGACTGCACCTCCCCGACCGGCGCTCCAAGTAGAACCTCAGCGCTCGCAAGGAAGACACCCTAATGCGGCAATAGCAGCACGACGTCGGGCCTTCTTCTCCTTTCTAAGCCATTGCACAAACAGTTCGTGGGCTGTCGCATACTCCGGTCTGACGGGGACTTGGGAGATGTAGGTTGCCCCGACAACCACGTCGTTCAGCTCTCCTAAAGCGTCTTGAAGCTGTTCCAGTCGGCGAATTCGTTTGATGTCCTTCTTTCCCAACACGGGCGAGAAGAACTCAAGCAGGTAACGCAGTCGCTTGATTTGGATACGCGTCTGATGCAATTCCTGCAAGCCACCATTCGACGCGCGACGAAGCGCTCGATTCACCCGCCTGGACGCCGCTGCAATACTGGCATGCGCAAACTTTCCGAGCGTCTCGCTGGTCTCTGGCTGCGCCTGCGTTGCCTTGCCGATCGCTTCGCTAAAGTCAGCCATCAGCCTCTCAGGCCCGATGCCCTCGAATGCAACGCGGCTCTCGGCGCGCGCGCGCTGCCTGATGTCTTCCAACGCCTCCAGCAAGATCAAGGCAGAAGGCTGGCTCGGCGGAACGGCAGCGCGCAACAGCACGTTGACGATGATGTCCCAGTTCCTCGGCGGCCCAATTTGAGCCGCAACATCCGCTAGCCTGCATCGCCAGTCATCGGCCAGCGCCTTCGGAAGCAGGTCCCGATAGGCCCACAAAAGCGCCCGCAGTCTACGAATGGCGACTCTGAGCCGATGACCGATCTCGGGGTCGTTGCTCCGTAGATACTCTGGTGCCCAGTGCTCGACGATTGCGATCTCAGGCGTGGCCAGCCGAGAGAGCATCGACAGGGCCGGTGCCTCGGCGTGCAAAGGAGATGATGCGGCGGAGTTGACCATCAGAATTGCCCGTTGAGATCAGAGCACCGTTCGCAGCGACCAGCCCAATCTCCCAATTGAATCGATGCGCGGCTTGCTGACACACACATGCAGTCTCATCACTCCATTGAGAGGTAGGAGCCAAGCCGGGGACGTTGGCCACCAGACTATCAGGCCACTGTAGACGAGTCTTCGACATTGGCCTTGACACCTATCAACCGTGAATATAGAGGACTCGGCGGTAAGCACCCGGTGAACCCGTCTTGCCAGCTAGGTGGCGCTGGGCGTCCAGCGATGCGGGAGCAGTTCGGCGATGTCGGCCGCCTTGTGGGTCGGCAGTCGCGTGAGGACGTCTTTCAGATAGGCGTAGGGATCGTGCCCGTTGAGCTTGGCCGATTGGATCAGGCTCATGACGGCAGCCGCGCGTTGACCGGCGCGCAGTGAGCCTGCAAACAACCAATTGGAGCGACCCAGGGCAACCGGCCGGATCTGTCGCTCGACGTGGTTGTTGTCGATGGGCACCGTCGGGTCGTCGAGGTAACGCACGAGAGCCGGCCACCGCTTGAGGCTGTAGTCAATGGCCCGCGCGATCGCCGAGCCGTCTGGGACGCGGCGTCGCTGTTCCTCGAGCCAGGCGTGCAGCCGCTCTAGAATCGGGCCAGCCCTTTGTTGCCGCGCTGCCAGGCGCTGGTCTGGCTCAGCATCCCGCACTTGCGCCTCGATCTCGTACAAGCTCACCATGTAGCGCAGTGCCTGGCCCGCCAATTCGCTCTTGTGCTTGTCGTGCAGTTCAAAGAACTTGCGCCGCGAATGGGCCATGCAACCGATCTCAGTGACGCCACCGTCGAAGCTGGCCTTGTAGCCGGCGAAGTCATCACATACCAGCTTGCCTTGCCACTGCCCCAGGAACGCGCGAGCGTGCTCGCCGCTGCGGCTGGGCGCAAACTGGTAAATCACCGCGCGCATCTTCTCGAACTCGCTCGGCGCATAGGCCCACAGGTAGGCGCGGTGCGTCTTGCCATTGCCGGGCGCGAGCATCTGCACTGGCGTTTCGTCGGCGTGCAGAACACCGTGGCTCAGAACCTCTTCTTGCAGGGCGTCCACCAGCGGTTGCAGACGCACGCCACAGATGCCCACCCACGCGCCCAGTGTCGATTGCGGGATGGCCAGACCGGCGCGCGCATAGATGCGCTCCTGCCGATACAGGGGAAGGTGGTCGCCGAACTTGGACACCAGCGTATGTGCCAGCAGTCCGGCCGTCGGGATGCCTTTGTCGATGACGTGGGGTGGCACCGGCGTCTGCACCAGCGTCTCACACTGATCGCACACCCATTTGCCGCGGATGTGACGCTCCACGGTGAACGTGCCCGGCGTGTAGTCCAGCTTCTCGCTGATGTCTTCGCCAATGCGCTTGAGCGCACACCCACAGGTGCAGGTCTCTGCGTCCGGCTCGTGGTGGATGTCGGTGCGCGGCAACTGCGGCGGCAATGCCTGGCGCTTGGGCTTGCTCTTGGCTTCAGATTTGGACGACGGCAGGAGCGCTTCCAGTTCGGTCTCAATCGCCTCGAGGTCTGCGTCAATGGCTTCGTCCAGCAGACTCGCCTGTTCAGATGTCAGTTGCTCGCTGCGCTTGCCGAACTTCCAGCGCTTGTGGATGGCCAGCTCGTGTGTGAGCTGGTCGATCTTGGCTTGCCGGTACCGCAACTCCCGGTCCTTCTCGCCGACCTGGGCCATCAACTGCGCAGCCAGTGTGCGCAGTTCGTCCGGGCTCAGGGCATCGAGGTTGGTGGGTAGGTTCATGCGGCGAGTCTGCCAGAACCCCAAGTCCTCTGGAAGGAAGCCAGTTTACGGCTTTGGGGGTATTACACGACCGTGATCGCGTGGTCGTGGGTGAGCGTCTGCCAAGGCAGCCCCGTCACCAGCGCACGCAATTGCTCGGGATTGAGCGCCGTGGCGATCGCCTGGTCGCCGTTCGTCCAGATGAAGCGCCCCTTGTTGAGGCGCCGCGCGGCCAGCCAGATGCCGAAGCCGTCGTAGACCAGCACCTTCATGCGCGTCGAACTCTTATTGGCAAACAGGTAGGCGTGGTGGGGGCGTGCCGCGCCGAACACCTTGACGACCCGCGCGAGGATCGTTTCGGTACCGGCGCGCATGTCCAGCGGCTCCACGGCCAACCAGATCGCGTCCACCCGAATCAACGCAACCACCCTTGCAGCCACTGGGCGCACTGCGCTGCGGCCGATCCCGGCCAGCGAAGACTGATCGTCGTCGCGCCACGGCGGACTTCGATCTGGATGTCCGGCACGGCAGTGGTCGGCTCGCCGATCCGCAACGGGATGAACTCGCCTTGCGGCACCCTCATCAACTCGCGGTCCTCAGGCGCGCCATTCTTTGCTTCCTGCTCGGCGACCCAGCGCCGCAGCAGATTCGCATTGAGGCGATGGTGCAGGGCTATCGCCGCGATCGAAACACCCGGCTGCATGCACTCCTGCACTGCCTTGGCCTTGAACTCGGCGCTATGCCGACGTCGGCGCCGTATTGGCGCGCTCTCTTCGATAGTGTCCACGTGTCCACCTAGAACTAGATGGACACGATGCTCCTTGCTACGCGGGTCCCCTTCAAGACGGGTTCACCGGGTGCTTACACTCGGCGTTAGCGCGTCGCGCTTCAACCGCGGCGAGGTGGTAGAGGGCGCACATATTTTCGCTGCAATAGTGCACTGCAAGAATTCACCTTAAGTGGCACGCAGATTGGCCGATAAGAAGACGTCCAGGCGAGGACCAGGTCTCGCCGAACTCGTCTTACCCGTCATCATGAAACTGTCGATCAAACTGCCCCTCGCCTTTGGTATTGCGCTGCTGCTGATGTTCTCCGGAGCAATCTACGGAATCGCTTCGCTCAACCACTCCATCGTTGAATACAACACCACCGTGCAGGCCCGCGTCGCCGATGAGCGGGCGGTGACGAAAATGCTCGTTACCTTCAAAACGCAAGTGCAGGAGTGGAAGGACACGCTTCTGCGTGGTGAAGACCCAGTCAAGCTGGACAAATATTGGGCGGCCTTCCTGAAAGGTGAGCAGGCTGTTTCTGATCAGGCAAAGGCGCTGCAGGATTCGCTTCCACCTGGCAAGAGTCGAGACCTGATCAAGCAATTTGCCGCAGCGCATGTCGCCATGGGCGTCGGCTACCGAAAGGGCCACGATATGTTCGTCGCCGCCTCGTTCGACCCTACCGTTGGCGACAAGGTCGTAGCCGGAGTCGATCGCGAGCCAGCACGCCTGCTGGATGAAGCAGCTCAAGAGATCGCGAAGGAAAGCATCGCCGTATCAGCCAAAACGGCTGAAGCCGCGCGCACCGCATTGGTCGTCAGCTCCGCACTGATGCTCGTGGCATTTGGGCTGGGGCTGGCCGGCGCTTTCATATTCAGCCGCACCATTACGAAGCCACTTGCCCGCGCGGC
Above is a genomic segment from Ralstonia pickettii containing:
- the tnpC gene encoding IS66 family transposase encodes the protein MNLPTNLDALSPDELRTLAAQLMAQVGEKDRELRYRQAKIDQLTHELAIHKRWKFGKRSEQLTSEQASLLDEAIDADLEAIETELEALLPSSKSEAKSKPKRQALPPQLPRTDIHHEPDAETCTCGCALKRIGEDISEKLDYTPGTFTVERHIRGKWVCDQCETLVQTPVPPHVIDKGIPTAGLLAHTLVSKFGDHLPLYRQERIYARAGLAIPQSTLGAWVGICGVRLQPLVDALQEEVLSHGVLHADETPVQMLAPGNGKTHRAYLWAYAPSEFEKMRAVIYQFAPSRSGEHARAFLGQWQGKLVCDDFAGYKASFDGGVTEIGCMAHSRRKFFELHDKHKSELAGQALRYMVSLYEIEAQVRDAEPDQRLAARQQRAGPILERLHAWLEEQRRRVPDGSAIARAIDYSLKRWPALVRYLDDPTVPIDNNHVERQIRPVALGRSNWLFAGSLRAGQRAAAVMSLIQSAKLNGHDPYAYLKDVLTRLPTHKAADIAELLPHRWTPSAT
- the tnpB gene encoding IS66 family insertion sequence element accessory protein TnpB (TnpB, as the term is used for proteins encoded by IS66 family insertion elements, is considered an accessory protein, since TnpC, encoded by a neighboring gene, is a DDE family transposase.), yielding MRPVAARVVALIRVDAIWLAVEPLDMRAGTETILARVVKVFGAARPHHAYLFANKSSTRMKVLVYDGFGIWLAARRLNKGRFIWTNGDQAIATALNPEQLRALVTGLPWQTLTHDHAITVV
- the tnpA gene encoding IS66-like element accessory protein TnpA encodes the protein MDTIEESAPIRRRRRHSAEFKAKAVQECMQPGVSIAAIALHHRLNANLLRRWVAEQEAKNGAPEDRELMRVPQGEFIPLRIGEPTTAVPDIQIEVRRGATTISLRWPGSAAAQCAQWLQGWLR